Proteins encoded within one genomic window of Methanothrix harundinacea 6Ac:
- a CDS encoding amino acid kinase family protein, whose product MNFCVIKIGGSLISVSRDIVRGLGALSGDGEPFLIVPGGGAMADLVRGLYDEYHLSEETAHWMAILAMEEYGRLLADGTGAALTAEISRPASGVWVLLPYRPLLEDDRELRKSWDYTSDAVAALVASRLKVDLVKATDVDGIFLHGRLADEVLAEELIGTETCIDQGSLRILMESGRSCLVLNGTDPDRFIAKLMAGEGGTLIRGRGVGRSGPDVRESLYPGIDQSR is encoded by the coding sequence ATGAACTTCTGCGTCATCAAGATCGGCGGAAGCCTGATCTCCGTCTCCAGAGATATCGTCAGGGGGCTTGGAGCCCTATCGGGGGATGGCGAGCCCTTCCTCATCGTGCCCGGGGGAGGGGCCATGGCCGACCTGGTGAGGGGGCTCTACGATGAATACCATTTATCGGAGGAGACGGCCCACTGGATGGCGATACTGGCGATGGAGGAGTACGGCCGGCTTCTGGCGGACGGGACCGGCGCCGCCCTCACCGCAGAGATATCCAGGCCCGCCTCGGGGGTCTGGGTCCTCCTCCCCTACCGGCCCCTGCTGGAGGACGACCGGGAGCTCCGCAAAAGCTGGGATTACACCTCCGACGCCGTCGCCGCCCTGGTGGCCAGCAGGCTCAAGGTCGATCTGGTCAAGGCGACGGACGTCGACGGGATCTTCCTTCACGGCCGGCTCGCCGACGAGGTCCTGGCGGAGGAGCTCATCGGGACCGAGACCTGCATCGACCAGGGATCCCTTCGGATTTTGATGGAGTCTGGGAGGAGCTGCCTCGTCCTGAACGGCACGGACCCGGACCGGTTCATCGCGAAGTTGATGGCGGGAGAGGGCGGAACCCTTATAAGAGGGAGAGGTGTTGGTCGGAGCGGTCCTGACGTAAGGGAAAGTTTATACCCTGGGATCGATCAAAGCAGGTAG
- a CDS encoding NUDIX domain-containing protein: MEPGETVEEAVRREAREETGLDILLIKLVGVYSSPDRDPRGHVVSVSYLAWGRGELAAGSDATSAEVFPLEALPPLAFDHALIVRDGLEKL, translated from the coding sequence GTGGAGCCGGGCGAGACCGTCGAGGAGGCGGTCCGGCGGGAGGCGAGGGAGGAGACGGGGCTGGATATCCTCCTCATAAAGCTGGTGGGGGTCTACTCCAGCCCCGATCGGGACCCCCGGGGGCACGTCGTCTCCGTCTCTTACCTCGCCTGGGGGCGGGGGGAGCTCGCGGCCGGCTCCGACGCGACCTCTGCAGAGGTCTTCCCCCTCGAAGCGCTCCCGCCCCTCGCCTTCGACCACGCCCTGATCGTCAGAGACGGTCTGGAGAAGCTTTAA
- a CDS encoding glutamate--tRNA ligase — MADDIREIIEKYALQNAVKYRAMPQAGAVMGKLMGEHPELRGRAKEVAPTVASVLSEVAGTGPQEWEARLAEIAPELLAELGARKDPEKGLSSLEGAEGGVVMRFAPNPNGPPTIGSARGIIINSEYVRRYGGRFLLRFDDTDPVNKRPMLEAYGWYLEDCRWLGAVPDEVVVASDRLPLYYEVAEELIRNGGAYVCRCEQAAFKALKDAAAACPHRSQSPQENISLWREMIEGPLGPGEAVLRVKTEIAHKDPALRDWAAFRIVTADHPRAGHKYRVWPLLDFESAVEDHLLGVTHILRGKDLMDSERRQKYLYDHMGWKYPTTIHWGRIKIHQFGSFSTSALRRALEAGEYSGWDDARMPTVRALRRRGIRAEALRKFMIELGVGETDISISMDSVYAENRKIIDPSARRRFFVKDPVPLEIDGEVPEVATAPFHPTLDLGLREIPAGAKLLVSADDLPDLKVGGKLRLKDLCNLEFIATDPLRARVIGTDPHQAKEMKLRIIHWAPPDGVPVRVMRPDDVDAGIGEVGIREDDGKVVQFERYGFVRIDSVSEDGVVAYFAHR; from the coding sequence ATGGCCGACGATATCAGGGAGATCATAGAGAAGTACGCCCTTCAGAACGCAGTGAAGTACAGGGCTATGCCCCAGGCGGGCGCGGTGATGGGAAAGCTGATGGGCGAGCACCCCGAGCTCCGGGGGAGGGCGAAGGAGGTGGCGCCCACGGTCGCCTCGGTCCTCTCGGAGGTGGCGGGGACTGGCCCCCAGGAGTGGGAGGCGAGGCTCGCCGAGATCGCGCCCGAGCTTCTGGCGGAGCTGGGGGCGAGGAAGGACCCGGAGAAGGGGCTCTCTTCCCTGGAGGGCGCAGAGGGGGGGGTCGTCATGAGGTTCGCCCCCAACCCCAACGGACCGCCTACTATCGGCTCAGCCCGGGGGATCATCATCAACTCCGAGTACGTCAGAAGGTACGGCGGAAGGTTCCTCCTCCGTTTCGACGACACCGACCCCGTCAACAAGAGGCCGATGCTGGAGGCCTACGGCTGGTACCTGGAGGACTGCCGGTGGCTCGGCGCCGTCCCCGACGAGGTGGTTGTCGCTAGCGACCGGCTCCCTCTCTACTACGAGGTGGCAGAGGAGCTGATCCGCAATGGAGGCGCCTACGTCTGCCGGTGCGAACAGGCGGCCTTCAAGGCTCTGAAGGACGCGGCGGCGGCGTGCCCTCACCGGAGCCAGAGCCCCCAGGAGAACATCTCCCTATGGCGGGAGATGATCGAAGGCCCCCTCGGACCGGGGGAGGCGGTCCTGAGGGTGAAGACGGAGATCGCCCACAAGGACCCCGCCCTCCGGGACTGGGCCGCCTTTCGGATCGTCACCGCCGACCATCCCCGGGCGGGGCATAAGTACCGGGTCTGGCCCCTCCTCGACTTCGAGTCGGCCGTCGAGGACCACCTTCTGGGGGTGACCCACATCCTCCGGGGAAAGGACCTGATGGACAGCGAGCGGAGGCAAAAGTACCTCTACGACCACATGGGATGGAAGTACCCGACGACGATCCACTGGGGGAGGATCAAGATCCACCAGTTCGGCTCCTTCAGCACCTCGGCTCTCCGGCGGGCCCTGGAGGCGGGGGAGTACTCGGGCTGGGACGACGCCCGGATGCCGACGGTCCGGGCCCTCCGGCGGCGGGGGATCCGCGCAGAAGCGCTCAGGAAGTTCATGATCGAGCTCGGGGTCGGGGAGACGGATATCAGCATCAGCATGGACTCGGTCTATGCCGAGAACCGGAAGATCATCGACCCATCAGCCCGGAGGCGGTTCTTCGTCAAGGACCCCGTACCGCTGGAGATTGATGGCGAGGTCCCCGAGGTGGCGACCGCCCCCTTCCACCCGACCCTGGACCTGGGCCTTCGCGAGATCCCCGCAGGGGCGAAGCTCCTCGTCTCCGCCGACGACCTCCCCGACCTGAAAGTGGGGGGAAAGCTCCGGCTCAAAGACCTCTGCAACCTTGAGTTCATCGCCACCGATCCCCTCCGGGCCCGCGTCATAGGGACCGACCCCCACCAGGCGAAGGAGATGAAGCTTCGGATCATCCACTGGGCCCCCCCCGACGGCGTCCCCGTCCGGGTGATGCGCCCCGACGACGTCGACGCCGGAATAGGCGAGGTAGGCATTCGGGAGGACGATGGAAAGGTCGTCCAGTTCGAGAGGTACGGCTTCGTCCGGATCGACTCCGTCTCGGAGGACGGGGTAGTCGCGTACTTCGCTCACCGGTGA
- a CDS encoding geranylgeranylglycerol-phosphate geranylgeranyltransferase, with the protein MKMVRVFLEIMRPGNCLMAGIAALIGLMVADSGPLPVTAALVFIAVFAVTGAGNAVNDYFDREIDAVNRPGRPIPSKRISPERAFAWSILLFLLGSAVALLINPVAFAIAVANSILLYLYARNLKVTPFFGNLAVGYLTGSTFLFGGAAGGDVGITLFLFLLATLATLAREVEKDIEDVPGDRASGARTLPIVIGERRASHLAASFVLIAILLSYLAPLGRAYLAAVTVADLLFLAALASILRGEAPRAQKMLKAGMAAALVAFMVAAASGMGLL; encoded by the coding sequence ATGAAGATGGTGCGGGTCTTTCTGGAGATCATGAGGCCGGGAAACTGCCTGATGGCGGGGATCGCCGCCCTGATAGGGCTGATGGTGGCGGATAGCGGCCCTCTCCCCGTTACGGCGGCCCTGGTATTCATCGCGGTCTTCGCGGTGACGGGGGCGGGAAACGCCGTCAACGACTACTTCGACCGGGAGATCGACGCCGTCAACCGCCCCGGCCGGCCGATACCGAGCAAAAGGATCAGCCCTGAAAGGGCCTTTGCCTGGTCGATCCTCCTCTTCCTCCTAGGGTCGGCGGTCGCCCTCCTCATAAACCCCGTCGCCTTCGCCATAGCCGTCGCGAACTCGATCCTCTTATACCTTTACGCCCGGAACCTGAAGGTGACGCCCTTCTTCGGAAACCTCGCCGTTGGGTACCTCACGGGATCGACCTTCCTCTTCGGTGGGGCCGCCGGCGGGGACGTCGGGATCACCCTCTTCCTCTTCCTCCTCGCGACCCTGGCGACCCTCGCCCGGGAGGTCGAGAAGGACATAGAGGACGTCCCCGGGGATCGAGCCAGCGGCGCCCGGACCCTCCCGATCGTCATCGGAGAGCGGCGGGCGTCTCACCTCGCCGCCTCCTTCGTCCTCATCGCGATCCTCCTCAGCTACCTCGCCCCCCTGGGGAGGGCTTACCTCGCCGCCGTCACCGTCGCAGATCTCCTATTCCTCGCGGCTCTGGCCAGCATATTGAGGGGGGAGGCCCCCCGGGCCCAGAAGATGCTGAAGGCGGGGATGGCAGCGGCCTTGGTGGCGTTCATGGTGGCGGCGGCCTCGGGGATGGGCCTCCTCTGA
- the trpD gene encoding anthranilate phosphoribosyltransferase, with protein sequence MLKDSMEEFGSKLNRLIAGESLTRKEAKGMFSSVLSDEQTDAHQGAFLAAITAKGPSPEEIAGGWEAIYDLDTVKVDPQVSGELFENCGTGMDGVDTFNISTAASIVAAAAGVPMAKHGARAITSRCGTIDILEALGVEVEAGPLLVKRSIERAGIGIFNGMSPLVHPLGLGRILSKIRFGTVLNIAGSLANPAMPRLGLRGVYSKELVVPTAEAMRMIGYSRAMVVCGLSADGRRGMDEVSPSGRTLVAELRGDGRIATFDLLPRDFGADPVDERDLLPREDITEEATVLLRVLAGREGGPREAAICINSAPILLLSGKADSLPEGYSISKEILRSGDALKKLGEWISAQNSDPLAGAEILNALLDRVGN encoded by the coding sequence ATATTGAAAGACTCGATGGAGGAGTTTGGATCTAAGCTGAACCGGCTGATAGCCGGGGAGAGCCTCACCAGGAAGGAGGCGAAGGGTATGTTCTCTTCGGTGCTGTCAGACGAGCAGACCGACGCCCATCAGGGGGCCTTCCTTGCGGCGATCACCGCCAAGGGGCCTTCCCCCGAGGAGATCGCTGGGGGGTGGGAGGCGATATACGACCTCGACACCGTCAAGGTCGATCCCCAGGTCTCCGGGGAGCTCTTCGAGAACTGCGGGACGGGGATGGACGGCGTCGATACCTTCAACATCAGCACGGCGGCTTCGATCGTCGCCGCCGCCGCCGGGGTCCCCATGGCCAAGCACGGCGCGAGGGCGATCACCTCCCGCTGCGGGACGATCGACATCCTGGAGGCGCTGGGGGTGGAGGTGGAGGCAGGCCCCCTCCTGGTCAAAAGGAGCATCGAGAGGGCGGGGATAGGGATCTTCAACGGGATGAGCCCCCTGGTCCATCCCCTGGGCCTGGGCCGGATCCTCTCCAAGATCAGGTTCGGGACGGTCCTGAACATAGCCGGCTCCCTCGCCAACCCCGCCATGCCCCGCCTGGGGCTGAGGGGAGTTTACTCAAAAGAGCTGGTAGTCCCCACGGCGGAGGCGATGAGGATGATCGGCTACTCCAGGGCGATGGTCGTCTGCGGCCTCTCCGCCGACGGCCGGAGGGGGATGGACGAGGTATCCCCCTCGGGGAGGACCCTCGTCGCGGAGCTCCGGGGAGATGGCAGGATCGCGACCTTCGACCTGCTGCCCCGAGACTTCGGGGCGGACCCGGTGGACGAAAGAGATCTCCTCCCTCGTGAAGATATAACGGAGGAGGCGACGGTGCTCCTCCGGGTCCTGGCCGGCCGGGAGGGGGGGCCGAGGGAGGCTGCCATCTGCATCAACTCCGCCCCGATCCTCCTCCTATCCGGGAAGGCCGATAGCCTCCCGGAGGGGTATTCGATCTCAAAGGAGATCCTCCGGTCGGGAGACGCCCTGAAGAAGCTCGGCGAGTGGATCTCCGCCCAGAACTCCGATCCCCTCGCCGGGGCCGAGATCCTCAACGCCCTCCTCGATCGGGTAGGAAATTGA